CTTTGTAAGGAATCGTTGACTCTTCAATTTTCTCCCTCAGAAGAAAAATCTTTATCTCCTGCTTCCCCTTTGGAATAATCCCAATATCCACATCCGAAGTTGCGTGATGTGTTCCTCTTGCTCGTGAGCCATATAGAACAACCTTGGCATCCTCCCCTTTGAAAAAATCAGTGACCATCTCTCTGAGACGAACCAGATATTTGTCTTCCTTTAAACTCATAGTCTCTCCCTCTGAAGACAC
This is a stretch of genomic DNA from Chlamydiota bacterium. It encodes these proteins:
- a CDS encoding nucleotidyltransferase domain-containing protein, whose protein sequence is MSLKEDKYLVRLREMVTDFFKGEDAKVVLYGSRARGTHHATSDVDIGIIPKGKQEIKIFLLREKIEESTIPYKVDVVNLKEASPRFKRAVMKDAVIWKN